The window GGTGTTGGCCAGGTGGCAGGAGTTCGTGGGCACCGGGGAGTTGCTGCGTTCGCTGGAGACGCGCGTGGGGTGGTTGCGCGACCGCATCGTCAACACGATCAAGGGCAAGCCGCAGCAGGCCGAACGCGTCGTCGTGGCCGTCGAATCCGGCCTGGAGAGCCTGATCCTGGAGCAGGCCGAGGCCTCGGCCGAGCGCGCGGAGGCGTCCTGGCAGACGCTGGCTCCGGGCCAGGTGCTGCTGGCGGAGGCCGGAGAGGATCTCGGCCGTGCTTCCCGCGACTTCCGCCGCCGCGTCGAACGCGAGGTGCGTGAGTGGCAGCAGGGCGTGCTCGACATGGTGCGTACGGAAGGTGCCGACAAGCGGTCGACCGCCAGGTTCTTGGCGTTCGGTGTCAACGGCCTCTCCGTCGCGCTGATGGTGGTCGTGTTCGCCCACACCGGCGGGATGCTCGGCGGCGCCGAGGCAGGCATCGCGGGCGGCGGTGCCGTGGTGGGGCAGAAGTTGCTGGAGGCCGTCTTCGGCGATCAGGCCGTACGCTCCCTGGCCGAACGCGCCCGCAAGGACCTCAACGTACGCGTGGATCAACTGCTCGCGGGCGAGCGCGCGCGCTATCTCGACCTGCTCGACAGCCTCGGAGTCTCCAGCGACGCCTCGGAGACGCTGCGCCAAGCGGCACGCAAGGTCGACGACGTGCGCTTCTCGACCCAGACTCCCGCGCAGGTCGCTGCGGACAGCCTTTAGTCTGTGCGCGTATCCACCAGCTCCGCGACAACACCAGAGGTTGATCGATGACGTCCCTGATCGAGGGTGCCAAACGGCTCCTGTCGCGTGGTTCAGATGTCGGTGCCCGCGTGGCCGGACTCGAGGAGGCCGTCGAGGCCGGTCGTGGCCGTCTGCCGGACACAGAACTGGATCGCGCCGCGGGTGTCGTGGCGCGCGCCGACCGACGTCTCAAGCTCTCGGCCGATCACACCGTCGTCGCGCTCGCGGGCGCCACGGGTTCGGGCAAATCCTCGACCTTCAACGCGATCACCGGGCTGGACGTCTCGGCGGTGGGCGTACGCCGTCCCACCACCTCGTGGACGACGGCGTGCGTGTGGGGCGAAGAGGGTGCCTCAGAGCTGCTCGACTGGCTCGAGATCGCACCGCGACACCGAGTCGTACGCAATGCCACTCTCGAGGTGGGCCGCGAGGACCTGTCGATGCAGGGTGTCGTGCTGCTTGATCTCCCGGACCACGACTCCACCGAGGTCTCGCACCATCTCGAAGTCGACCGGCTGGTCCAGTTGGCAGACCTGTTGGTGTGGGTGCTGGATCCGCAGAAGTACGCCGACGCGGCCATCCATGACCGCTATCTCGCGCCGCTGAAGACGCACAAGGACGTCATGATGGTGGTGCTCAACCAGATCGACACGGTGCCGCCCGAGAGGCGCGAGGCCATGATCGGCGACGTCCAACGGTTGCTCGCCGCAGACGGACTGTACGACGTGCCGGTGCGCGGCATCTCAGCCAAGCAGGGCATCGGCGTCGACGAGTTGCGACGCGAGATCTCCGAACGCGCGGCGGCCAAGAAGGCAGCTCGCTCGCGCGTCGAGGCGGACGTGGCGGCCGCGGCCCATGCCTTGGCCGAGATCTCCGGCAACGCCGAGCCGGGCAAGCTCGGCAAGGAGCGTGTGGCCGGGCTCAACGACGCCCTCGCGGATGCGGCCGGAGTGCCGACCGTGGTTGCGGCGGTCGAGAAGTCGACTCGGATGCGCGCAGGTCGAGCCACCGGGTGGCCCGTGGTCGCGTGGGTGACCAAGCTCAAGCCGGACCCGCTCAAGCGGCTGCACCTGGATCTCGGCGCGGCCGGCAAGATCCTGACCGGCACGTCGCGGACGTCTATCCCGGAGGCGACCGCGGTGCAGCGTGCCCGCGTCGACTCGGAGGTCCGCGAACTGGCCGACGAGGTGTCTGGCGAACTCACCCGCCCCTGGCAGAGCGCGATCAGACGGGCTTCGGTGTCGCATCTAGATGACGTAGGTGACCGGCTGGACTCGTCCCTGGCGTCCACGGATCTGGGTGTCGAGAAGTTG of the Nocardioides sp. genome contains:
- a CDS encoding GTPase, producing MTSLIEGAKRLLSRGSDVGARVAGLEEAVEAGRGRLPDTELDRAAGVVARADRRLKLSADHTVVALAGATGSGKSSTFNAITGLDVSAVGVRRPTTSWTTACVWGEEGASELLDWLEIAPRHRVVRNATLEVGREDLSMQGVVLLDLPDHDSTEVSHHLEVDRLVQLADLLVWVLDPQKYADAAIHDRYLAPLKTHKDVMMVVLNQIDTVPPERREAMIGDVQRLLAADGLYDVPVRGISAKQGIGVDELRREISERAAAKKAARSRVEADVAAAAHALAEISGNAEPGKLGKERVAGLNDALADAAGVPTVVAAVEKSTRMRAGRATGWPVVAWVTKLKPDPLKRLHLDLGAAGKILTGTSRTSIPEATAVQRARVDSEVRELADEVSGELTRPWQSAIRRASVSHLDDVGDRLDSSLASTDLGVEKLPVWAGVVRALQWALILTAIAGTVWLGAIFGLAFLSPNRDIPVPEWQGFPVPTLMLLGGVVAGLLLALVCRFLVAATAKSRARAADKRLRTGISTVTDELVIAPIQAELDAYTKTRDGLRTAVK